Genomic DNA from Aminobacterium mobile DSM 12262:
GGTAGATGGGACATCCTTTGGGTTGATGTTACATTACAAGCCCAACTTCCTCGGCTTGGTTCTTTCACGAAACAAATGGAAGAGAATTTAGGCAAACGTCTTTTTGCTTTTGAAATGGAATCTGAGAAAATCAACATAAAAGTTAAATCGGGAGAGCGCATAGGTGCTGTAGGAAGAGCTGAGTGCATGAAGTGCACCGCTGTAGCGACACTCTCTCGATGGAGAAGGTGAATTTTATGATACGAACTCGTTTTGCCCCATCACCTACAGGCTTCCTTCATATAGGAGGAGCTCGCACTGCTCTTTTCAACTGGCTTTTTGCCAAAAAACATAGTGGGCAGTTTGTTCTGCGAATAGAAGATACAGATCAAGAACGCTCTCAAGAATCTTATGCCCGCATGCTTTATGAAGATATGGAATGGCTGGAACTTGATACTGATGAAAACCCCGCAAAGGGTGGCTCATATGGTCCCTACACTCAAAGCCATCGTATGGATATTTACTCCCGTTATCTTCAAATTCTAAAAGATAAAGAAGCTATTTACCCGTGTTTTTGTTCTCCGAAACAGCTTAGAGAAGACAGGCATTTTCAACTAGAACAGGGGCTTCCTCCTCGCTATTCGGGGCGATGCCGTTGCCTTTCTGAAAAGGAAATTCAGGAAAAAATTCTAAGTGGGGAGAAACCTTGCTGGCGCTTTGCAGTACCCGAAAAAGGAGTATTTATATTAGACGATCTTGTTCATGGGAAGATCGAGTACAACTATGAAGAAATAGGAGATTTTATAGTACAACGCTCTGATGGTTGGCCTACATACCTTCTTTCGGCAGCCCTTGATGATGCCCTTATGGAAATATCACATGTTATTCGCGGTGATGAACATCTCATAAATTCCGTGCTTCAAACTCTTATACAGGAAGCATTGGATTTACCCTCGCCTCGCTATGGTCATGTGCCTATGATTGTCGGGATGGATCGCCAAAAACTGAGCAAACGAACAGGCGCACAATCTGTTCGGGAGTATAGAGAAAGAGGCTTTTTGCCTGAATCTCTACGAGCTTATTTATCTACATTAAGTTGGACGCCTGAAAATCCATTGAATCTACTTTCCAAGGATGAATTAATAGAGGAATTTTCTCTTAGCAGGATTGCAACATCTTCTCCCGTCCACGATGAGGCTCATCTTGAATTTTGGCAAAAGAAGGCCATGGCTCATAGAGGGACAAGCTGGCTTTTTGACGAACTTTGCCACTTAGCACCGGATAAAGAGACTTTTTTTCGAGAAAAAGATAGAAAACCTCTTTTTTTATTGCTTGAAGACATTTCGGGGGCTTGCCTTACACCTTCAGACGTTTTAAAATCTCTCAAATGGTTTTTTAGCCCTTCAGCATTGTCTGTTCCAATTCCAGAATGGATACCTGAAGTGGTTCGTGTACTTGAAAATATTAATGATACTTGGGAGTCTGAAATCATTAACAAAACACTTCGGACGTACCAAAAAGAAAAAGGGTTAAAAGGCAGAGAATTTTATCATCCGTTGCGGCTCTTACTCACCGGAGAAGAGCAAGGTCCGGCACTACCATTAGAAATGGCAGCTTTGGGAAAAACGGAGACCCTTCTGCGGTTGGCTAGAAGGTAGAGAAGTGGAATGAGGAGGTCACATAAATGACGATCGAGAGTAAATTTGTTCCTTATGAGGGGTTCACTTTTGACGATGTTCTGTTAGTGCCAGGGTATAGTGAGGTGCTCCCCTCTCAAGTAGACGTAAGTACTTATTTAACCCCTGACATAGAGATGAACTCTCCTATATGCAGTGCCGCCATGGATACTGTTACAGATGGACGGCTTGCTATCGCCTTAGCTCGAGAAGGAGGAGTAGGAATCGTTCATCGAAATATGCCTATAGCAAGACAAGTTAAAGAAGTCGATAAAGTGAAGCGCTCTGAAGCTGGCGTTATAGTGGACCCTTTCTTTCTTCATCCTGAGGATAAGGTGCAGCAGGCTGTGGATCTGATGGAGCACTATCATATATCAGGGGTTCCTATTGTGAACCATGAACAGAAACTAGTTGGGATTATTACTAACCGGGATCTTCGCTTTGTTACTGATTTTGAACAGGATATTTCTGCCATTATGACACATGAACGGCTTGTAACTGCTTCAGAAGGAACTACTTTAGATGAAGCGAAAAATATTTTAATGAAACATAAAATAGAAAAATTGCCTCTCGTTGATAAAGAAGGGAAGTTAAAAGGTCTTATTACTATTAAAGATATACAAAAAGTCAGAGACTTCCCTAATGCATGCAAGGACTCTCATGGTCGTTTACGAGTAGGAGCTGCAGTAGGCGTAGGGACTGATGTGTACGATAGAGTTGCAATGTTGGTAAAAAGCGGGGTTGACATTATAGTTGTGGATACGGCACACGGACACTCAGTAAAAGTTCTTCAAACCGTGAAGGAAATACGAAAACAGTATCCTGACATTCCTTTAATTGGGGGGAATATTGCTACTTCTGATGCTGCGGAGGCCCTCATTGATGCAGGAGTGGATGCTGTTAAAGTAGGGGTAGGGCCAGGATCTATCTGTACAACAAGAATTATAGCTGGGATTGGCGTTCCTCAGCTGTCCGCTGTTTTTAACGTCGCTAAGGTGGTACACGCTCGCGGAAGGAAAGTCATCGCTGATGGGGGAATTCGATACTCGGGAGATATTGTAAAAGCTATTGCAGGTGGAGCTGATAGTGTGATGATCGGCTCTCTTTTTGCCGGAACGGAAGAAAGTCCTGGAGAAGTAGTAATCTATCGAGGGCGCTCCTTTAAGAGTTATAGAGGAATGGGGTCTCTTGGCGCCATGCGGGAAGGATGCAGCAAAGACCGCTATTTCCAAGAATCAGCAAGTAGTGATAAACTTGTTCCTGAAGGGATAGAAGGGCTGGCTCCGCATAAAGGGCCTTTATCTGCGGTAGTATACCAACTTTTAGGGGGATTGCGGGCAGGAATGGGCTATGTTGGAGCTTCAAATATAGAAGAGCTTCACTCCAAGTCCCGTTTTGTAAAGATCACACCAGCATCTGTTAAAGAAAATCACCCCCATGACGTAGTAGTAACTAAGGAGGCTCCTAACTATTGGATTGAATAGAAGGTGTAATTCATGAAAGTTTCCAGGATATTTACTCGAGATGTAGGAACAGAGTCAAAATATTGGCGAGGAATTCTGGAACTTCCAGTCTTGATTGAAGAAGTTCTTGCAGATAAAACGACAATAGGATTTAATACTTCCCGAGAGTTTGAAACATCTCTTATAGATTGGTGGAGTTCTTTTATTGTTGATAGCTATTTATGATAGTTGTAAGAAAATGCAAGAACATGTTATACTCATTCTGTATGAGTGATAGGTGAGAGGATCTGGTTATTTCCCAAAGAGTGGGTTTCCCCACTCTTTGTTTTTTGTGTATATCATCATCCCACGTAGAGGAGGTCTTATAATGACAGCAACCTTTGATAAAGAAAATATCAGGACTTCCATTTGCGATATAGTGGAAAAAAATGGTTATGAATGTGTGGGAGTTATTTTTGCTAGAGAAGCGCATAACTTTTATATCAGGGTTTATATAGATACGCTTGGTGGCATTACTGTGAAAGATTGCGAGATTGTTTCGAAGAGTGTGAGTCGATATCTTGATGCTCATGACGAATCCATTCCTCAGCGATATTTTTTAGAAGTAGGATCCCCTGGTCTTGATCGTCCTCTTTTCTCTATAGAGGATTTCGAGAAATTTATTGGACGCAAGGCTAAAGTTCGGTGCCAAGCGCCAGTGGAGGGACGTAAAAGATTTAAAGGAGAAATACTCGGGGTCAACAAAGATACTGGCTCTATTCGCCTAAGCCTGGAAGAGACCACACAAGAAGTCGATATCCCGTGGGCCTCTATACAGAAGAGCAACTTAGTTTACGAGGGCGATTAAACTTATTATTGTGGAAATTTTGGAGGAGGATGAGAAATATGCAGCTTGGACGTGATTTCATCCGTGCACTGAAACAGCTCACAGCAGAGCGTGGCCTGACACCGGAAGTGATCGCATCGAGTCTAGAAGCGGCACTAATCTCCGCATATAAAAAATATCAGGGTGGAAACCAAAACGTAGAAGTGCATATAGATTTAGAGAGTGGGAATGTTTCTATTTGTGAAGTGAAACTTGTTGTAGAGGATGTAAAACAGCCAGATATAGAGATTAGTCTTGATGATGTGCAGAAAATGGGCTACACGGATGTATTGATCAACGAGTACATTCGAATTGAAGTAAACCCTGAAGATTTTGGACGTATAGCAGCGCAAACAGCACGTCAAGTTATTATACAGAAACTGAAAGATGCAGAGCGACAAATAATTTTTGAAGAATTTTCTGGTCGAGTGGGAGACTTGGTGAATGGGGTTATTTTTAAAGCTGAAAACGATCAAGTTTTAGTGCGGCTTAATGATCGAACAGAGGCTATATTACCTAGGGAAGAACGAATTATTAGTGAAGCTTATGTCCCTGGAGAACGATTAAAATTTTACCTTCTTGATGTGCGTCAAACTACCCGAGGACCTCGAATAGTTGTATCCAGGACTCACCCGGGATTACTTCGGAAGCTGATGGAACTTGAGGTTCCTGAAATTCAGGAAGGAATTATTGAAATAAAAGGGATTGTACGAGAAGCTGGGACAAGAGCAAAGGTAGCTGTTCAGACCTTGGATAGTAATGTGGATCCAGTAGGCGCTTGCGTAGGGAATGGCGGGGCTAGAATCAAGTCTATTAGCCAGGAACTTTCGAATGAAAAAATTGATGTTATTATATGGAGCAGTGATCCTTTAACTTTTATTCGTAATGCTTTATCTCCAGCCAAAATAGTCAAAATAGAGCCTGTTTTGGAGCAGGACAAGGCTGTGACTGTCTATGCTCGCCCTGATCAGTTATCTCTTGCTATAGGTAAGGCTGGTCAGAATGTTCGACTAGCAGCAAGGCTAACAGGGTGGAAGATAGACATTAAAGCCTTGGAGCCAGATCGGATGCCAACGCTTCAAGACATTTTTCAGGACATTATAGATTAAGAGGTGCCTTATTAGTGGTGCATATAAAGCGGAAGCGGCCACGAACATGCGTCGGTTGTCACAGAGAAAGTCCTAAAAAGGATCTTATACGGGTTGTTCGTACGCCTGACGGCTCAATAGCTATAGATCCTACAGGTAAGATGTCTGGGCGAGGCGCATATGTTTGCCTGAACAGAGAGTGTATTGAGGAGACCAAAAAAAGGAAAGCTCTTTCGAAAGTATTTAAATGCAACGTGGATGAGAGAGTGTATATAGAGCTACTATCCCTTCTTGAACAAAAGGAGAAGGGGGGCGATTCCTTAATTGAGTAAGGATCTTTTATTTACCTATTTAGGCTTGGCACGTCGTTCGGGGCAACTTCTTGTTGGGCAGGACCAGATAAAAAAAGCTTTTATAAAAAACGAGGGGTTAGTTGTTCTTCTCTCTGAGGATGCTTCTGAAAGCACTAGACGTAAATTTCTTGGATATGAAGAGCGGAAACAATGCAAAATAGAAACAATCCCCCTCACGGGAGAGGAATTATCGAAAGCTATCGGAACCACAAATACACAAATTGTGGCTTTGCCGTCACGCAGTGGCTTTGCTGTGAAAATACAAGCCATGCTAGCGGAAGGGGGAAATATATTTGAGTAAAATAAGAGTTTATGAACTAGCCAAGATGTTAGGAAAAAGTAATAAAGATTTATTGAGCATGTTGGAAGATCTTGGTGTTGAAGTTAAAACTCATATGAGTTCTATCGATACGGAAGTAGCCCAGCTCATTGAAGAAACTGTTAAAAGCGAGGAGGGCAAACATACACCTCAAATGCAGAAAGAGGAAACAATGGTGAAGGAAAAACAATGCGTACGTGTTCGTAAGACTGCCACGGTGAAAGAAGTAGCCAGACTTATTGATGTCCCTGTGGCAGAAACAGTTAAAACTCTTGTTGATGCTGAAATTATGGCTCCAGCAGGGACTAGCATTGATGAAGCTATTCTTCTCGCGCTAGGCGAAGCCTATAACATAGAGTTTCAGTTTGAAGAAGAGGGATCTGCACCAAAGGAAGAGGGAAAAACTCTTTCTGCGGGAAGGCCCGTATTTCATGGAGACCACATGGAACCAAGATCTCCGATCGTAACAGTAATGGGACATGTTGATCATGGGAAAACAACACTTTTGGATTATATTAGAAAAACTAATATATCTGCCAGAGAAGCAGGTGGAATTACCCAGCACATAGGAGCTTCCACTGTTGATCATGAAGGGAAAAAGATAATTTTCCTCGACACACCAGGACACGAGGCTTTCACTGCAATGAGGGCAAGAGGAGCACAGGCTACTGATGTCGCTATTCTTGTAGTTGCAGCGGATGACGGGCTCATGCCTCAAACTCGGGAAGCTATTAACCATGCGAAAGCAGCCGGAGTACCTATTGTTGTAGCTGTAAATAAGATAGACAAACCTGCTGCTCGTCCCGACAGGGTCAGACAACAACTATCAGATATTGGCCTTGTTCCCGAAGAGTGGGGTGGCGATACCATAATGGTAGATGTATCTGCAAAAACAGGGCAAGGAATTCCCCAACTTTTGGAGATGGTCCTCCTCGTCGCAGAAATGGAAGAATTAAAGGCTGATCCGACTGTTACCCCAGAAGGAATTGTTATTGAAGCAAAACTTGATAAAGGAAAGGGGCCTGTGGCTACTGTTATCGTCCAGCAAGGGACCTTACACCGTGGAGACATTATTCTCCTTGATTCTACATGGGGAAAGATCAGAGCCATGCTTGATTCCAGAGGGCGTCAGGTGTCAAAAGCTGGTCCCAGCACACCTGTGGAAGTTCTAGGCCTAACGTCCGTGCCTCAACCTGGTGAACGTTTCATTTTGGTAGAAAATGAGCGAGAAGCTAGAGACAAAACTGCAAAATGGGAACAAATCAAACGAGAGGCTGAAACCGTAACTTCCAAGAGAATGACTCTGGAGGAGCTCTACTCTCAAATGAAAGAGGGAGAAATTCCTCAGCTGAATCTCTTGGTAAAATGCGATGTTCAAGGCACATGTGAAGCTTTATGTGCCGCTCTTGAAAAAATGGGAACATCTGAAGTAGGTATTAATATAATCCATCGTGGAGTAGGTCGCATTGCAGAATCTGATATTATGTTAGCCTCCGCCTCTAATGCTGTTATTATCGGCTTTAATGTTCGGCCAGACAAAAATGCTCAAAAGATAGCGGAAGTTGAAGGTATACAGATTCGACTCTATGACGTTATCTATGACGTTATCGATGACGTAAAAGTCGCTCTTGAAGGTATGTTAACTCCCACTATTCGAGAAGAACCCTTAGGACAGGCAGAAATCCGTCAGGTTTTCAAGGTTCCTAAAGCTGGTAAGATTGCTGGTTGTTATGTAACGGAAGGCACCATTAAGCGGAGTGCGCGGGCTAGAGTGATCCGAGATGGAGTTGTTGTATGGACAGGCAGTTTATCAAATCTGAAGCGATTTAAAGATGAAGCTCGAGAAGTAAACGCAGGGTATGAGTGTGGCATTAATTTTGCTGGCTTCCAAGATTTTAGAGAAGGAGATGTAATAGAAGCCTTTGAACTTATAGAGGAGCGACGCCATCTCGATTAGGGATGGCACAATCCTTTTACTTTGATATGAAACAGAATGAGTTATACCCCTATGTAGGGGTGTTCCAGGTAGAAATAGACATACCTGGGTGTCGAAGCATAAAAGAACGGCGGCAAGTAGTTCGGTCGTTAATAGATAGGATTCGCCGACGATGGAATGTATCCGTTGTCGATATAGGTCCTGAAGGTCGATGGGATCAAGCTTTTTTAGCCTTTTCTCTTGTAGGAACTACATATACTATGTGTGAAGAACGCATAGATGCAATTTGGAATTTTCTACAAAAAGAAGAGGATATGTCGACTTTCGTAATTGTTCATTATTGGCAAGAGGTCGATAAGTATGACGAATTACCGAATGCAGAGAATTAACAAACAACTCCAGCGAGAGATAAGCATGCTTCTGGAGTATAAAATTAAAAATGAAACAGCTAAAGAAGCTATCATAACCGAGGTCGAATGTTCTAAAGATCTCGAATTTGCAGTAGTTTATTTTATTACTCTTGAGCCGAAACAGCGTAAGGTAGTATTTAAGGCTCTAGAGAGTATAGCAGGTCCCTTGCGCAGCATGTTGGGGAAGAAGTTACGTCTTCGGAAAATTCCTGAAATTCGCTTCACTATTGATCCTTCTGTAGATTATGGACGGCGGATTGATGCTCTTTTGGACAGTTTAAAAGAAGAGACTAATCCTTCTTCTGACACTAACGGAGTGAATAAACGTGAGGAGTAATATAAGCCTTGGGGATTTATATTCCATTTTAAATGCATCATCCTCTTGGGTGATACTAACCCACCAAAAGCCAGACGGCGATGCTCTCGGTTCAGCGTCGGCTCTTGTAGTTCATGGAAAAGAGAGGGGGAAACGTGTTATTTGGGGAGGTCCTGATCCTCTGCCTGATACGTATGCGTTTCTCCCTTTTGGGGACGAATACCAGGTTTTTGATAATCATTTGCCGCCAGTGGAAGGAAAAACTTCCATCATATTTTTAGACACGAGCAACATAGAACGATCTGTATCTAATATCCAGGAACTGCAAAATATGTGTACTTTCATAAATATAGATCACCACGGTGATAATACTTTATTTGGTGACTACTATTACGTAGATGAAACATCTTCTTCCCTTGGAGAAATTTTATGGAGCCTTTTCTTAATCTCTTCGACAGGATATAGTTTCCAATCAGCTCTAGGGCTTTATACCGCTATCGTTACAGATAGTGGAAATTTTTCTTTTTCATCCACGTCTCCCCGTACTCATGAGGCAGCGGCAGATCTTATCAGGAGAGGTGTTCCCCCCGCAGAAATGAGTCAAAAGATATTTTATAATCAACCTCTGCAAAGCCTTCATTTATGGGGAAGAGTTTTCGAAAGAACGTGTTTATTTGGAAATGTAAGAAAAGCCTGCCTTTCTTGGATAACTCTTGAAGATTTTTCATGCCTCAACTCCGACCCAGCCGATACTGAAGGCTTGGTCAACGAGCTACTTAAGGTAAAAGACGTGGTTTTTGCAGTACTTCTTGTGGAAGAAAAAGATCGAATTCGAATAAGCCTTCGTTCCCGTGGAGAAATTTCTGCGCAAAAAATAGCTCATCGCTTTGGCGGAGGAGGGCATAAACAAGCCGCTGGTTGTCAACTTTCCCTTTCGCTGGAAGAGGCCAAAAAACATATCATCCGTGTTATTACGGAGGATATGGATGGTTAGTTCGATTTTGCTATTGAATAAACCTACGGGAATCCGAAGTGCTTCTTGCGTTCACCTCCTTCGAACTAAGTTCCCTAAAAGGGTAAAGGTCGGACATGGTGGAACTCTAGACTCTACGGCTTCTGGCCTTCTCGTTATTTTGTTGGGAAATGCCACTCGTCTCTCCGATTATGTCATGATGCTGCCTAAAGAGTATAAAGTGACCTTAAAATTGGGGGTATCTACATCAACTCTTGATTATTCAGGAG
This window encodes:
- the gltX gene encoding glutamate--tRNA ligase, whose product is MIRTRFAPSPTGFLHIGGARTALFNWLFAKKHSGQFVLRIEDTDQERSQESYARMLYEDMEWLELDTDENPAKGGSYGPYTQSHRMDIYSRYLQILKDKEAIYPCFCSPKQLREDRHFQLEQGLPPRYSGRCRCLSEKEIQEKILSGEKPCWRFAVPEKGVFILDDLVHGKIEYNYEEIGDFIVQRSDGWPTYLLSAALDDALMEISHVIRGDEHLINSVLQTLIQEALDLPSPRYGHVPMIVGMDRQKLSKRTGAQSVREYRERGFLPESLRAYLSTLSWTPENPLNLLSKDELIEEFSLSRIATSSPVHDEAHLEFWQKKAMAHRGTSWLFDELCHLAPDKETFFREKDRKPLFLLLEDISGACLTPSDVLKSLKWFFSPSALSVPIPEWIPEVVRVLENINDTWESEIINKTLRTYQKEKGLKGREFYHPLRLLLTGEEQGPALPLEMAALGKTETLLRLARR
- the guaB gene encoding IMP dehydrogenase; amino-acid sequence: MTIESKFVPYEGFTFDDVLLVPGYSEVLPSQVDVSTYLTPDIEMNSPICSAAMDTVTDGRLAIALAREGGVGIVHRNMPIARQVKEVDKVKRSEAGVIVDPFFLHPEDKVQQAVDLMEHYHISGVPIVNHEQKLVGIITNRDLRFVTDFEQDISAIMTHERLVTASEGTTLDEAKNILMKHKIEKLPLVDKEGKLKGLITIKDIQKVRDFPNACKDSHGRLRVGAAVGVGTDVYDRVAMLVKSGVDIIVVDTAHGHSVKVLQTVKEIRKQYPDIPLIGGNIATSDAAEALIDAGVDAVKVGVGPGSICTTRIIAGIGVPQLSAVFNVAKVVHARGRKVIADGGIRYSGDIVKAIAGGADSVMIGSLFAGTEESPGEVVIYRGRSFKSYRGMGSLGAMREGCSKDRYFQESASSDKLVPEGIEGLAPHKGPLSAVVYQLLGGLRAGMGYVGASNIEELHSKSRFVKITPASVKENHPHDVVVTKEAPNYWIE
- the rimP gene encoding ribosome maturation factor RimP, which gives rise to MTATFDKENIRTSICDIVEKNGYECVGVIFAREAHNFYIRVYIDTLGGITVKDCEIVSKSVSRYLDAHDESIPQRYFLEVGSPGLDRPLFSIEDFEKFIGRKAKVRCQAPVEGRKRFKGEILGVNKDTGSIRLSLEETTQEVDIPWASIQKSNLVYEGD
- the nusA gene encoding transcription termination factor NusA — encoded protein: MQLGRDFIRALKQLTAERGLTPEVIASSLEAALISAYKKYQGGNQNVEVHIDLESGNVSICEVKLVVEDVKQPDIEISLDDVQKMGYTDVLINEYIRIEVNPEDFGRIAAQTARQVIIQKLKDAERQIIFEEFSGRVGDLVNGVIFKAENDQVLVRLNDRTEAILPREERIISEAYVPGERLKFYLLDVRQTTRGPRIVVSRTHPGLLRKLMELEVPEIQEGIIEIKGIVREAGTRAKVAVQTLDSNVDPVGACVGNGGARIKSISQELSNEKIDVIIWSSDPLTFIRNALSPAKIVKIEPVLEQDKAVTVYARPDQLSLAIGKAGQNVRLAARLTGWKIDIKALEPDRMPTLQDIFQDIID
- the rnpM gene encoding RNase P modulator RnpM, with product MVHIKRKRPRTCVGCHRESPKKDLIRVVRTPDGSIAIDPTGKMSGRGAYVCLNRECIEETKKRKALSKVFKCNVDERVYIELLSLLEQKEKGGDSLIE
- a CDS encoding L7Ae/L30e/S12e/Gadd45 family ribosomal protein, whose amino-acid sequence is MSKDLLFTYLGLARRSGQLLVGQDQIKKAFIKNEGLVVLLSEDASESTRRKFLGYEERKQCKIETIPLTGEELSKAIGTTNTQIVALPSRSGFAVKIQAMLAEGGNIFE
- the infB gene encoding translation initiation factor IF-2, translating into MSKIRVYELAKMLGKSNKDLLSMLEDLGVEVKTHMSSIDTEVAQLIEETVKSEEGKHTPQMQKEETMVKEKQCVRVRKTATVKEVARLIDVPVAETVKTLVDAEIMAPAGTSIDEAILLALGEAYNIEFQFEEEGSAPKEEGKTLSAGRPVFHGDHMEPRSPIVTVMGHVDHGKTTLLDYIRKTNISAREAGGITQHIGASTVDHEGKKIIFLDTPGHEAFTAMRARGAQATDVAILVVAADDGLMPQTREAINHAKAAGVPIVVAVNKIDKPAARPDRVRQQLSDIGLVPEEWGGDTIMVDVSAKTGQGIPQLLEMVLLVAEMEELKADPTVTPEGIVIEAKLDKGKGPVATVIVQQGTLHRGDIILLDSTWGKIRAMLDSRGRQVSKAGPSTPVEVLGLTSVPQPGERFILVENEREARDKTAKWEQIKREAETVTSKRMTLEELYSQMKEGEIPQLNLLVKCDVQGTCEALCAALEKMGTSEVGINIIHRGVGRIAESDIMLASASNAVIIGFNVRPDKNAQKIAEVEGIQIRLYDVIYDVIDDVKVALEGMLTPTIREEPLGQAEIRQVFKVPKAGKIAGCYVTEGTIKRSARARVIRDGVVVWTGSLSNLKRFKDEAREVNAGYECGINFAGFQDFREGDVIEAFELIEERRHLD
- a CDS encoding DUF503 domain-containing protein; this translates as MAQSFYFDMKQNELYPYVGVFQVEIDIPGCRSIKERRQVVRSLIDRIRRRWNVSVVDIGPEGRWDQAFLAFSLVGTTYTMCEERIDAIWNFLQKEEDMSTFVIVHYWQEVDKYDELPNAEN
- the rbfA gene encoding 30S ribosome-binding factor RbfA, translating into MTNYRMQRINKQLQREISMLLEYKIKNETAKEAIITEVECSKDLEFAVVYFITLEPKQRKVVFKALESIAGPLRSMLGKKLRLRKIPEIRFTIDPSVDYGRRIDALLDSLKEETNPSSDTNGVNKREE
- a CDS encoding DHH family phosphoesterase, with translation MRSNISLGDLYSILNASSSWVILTHQKPDGDALGSASALVVHGKERGKRVIWGGPDPLPDTYAFLPFGDEYQVFDNHLPPVEGKTSIIFLDTSNIERSVSNIQELQNMCTFINIDHHGDNTLFGDYYYVDETSSSLGEILWSLFLISSTGYSFQSALGLYTAIVTDSGNFSFSSTSPRTHEAAADLIRRGVPPAEMSQKIFYNQPLQSLHLWGRVFERTCLFGNVRKACLSWITLEDFSCLNSDPADTEGLVNELLKVKDVVFAVLLVEEKDRIRISLRSRGEISAQKIAHRFGGGGHKQAAGCQLSLSLEEAKKHIIRVITEDMDG